CCGCAAGAGCCTCGAGGCCCGGGCCCCGGCGAGCGTCAAAGCGCTGGCGAACGATCTGGCCTGCTATGCCGACTTTTGCGCTCGTATGCCGGGCCTCGGGCTCCCCGCCGCCGCACCGCGGATCGTCGCCTATCTTGAGGACTGCGAGGCGCGGGGGCTCAAGCCGGCCTCGGTCGAGCGGCGGCTTGCCTCACTGGCCGCCGTTCATGGCCTGCTCGACGTGCCGAGCCCGACGCGGGCGTCGGTGGTGCGGGATGGACTGCGCGGATTCCGCCGGCGGGTGACGGTGATCCAGCGCCAGGCTGGGCCGCTGCGCTTCGGCGAGGGGATCGGCGCGGTCCCGGCGGGGGGCTTTACCTTGAGCGTGTTGCTCCAGGCTTGCCCGCCAGATCTGGCTGGTCTGCGCGACGCGGCCCTGCTCAGCCTGGCCTATGACAGCGGGACGCGTGTGTCCGAACAGGTGCGGGTCGACTGCGAACACATCGCCCCGGCCGAGGATGGTTCGGCGGTGCTCACCATTCCGGGCTCGAAAACCGATCAGGAAGGGCAGGGGGCCTTTGCCTGGCTCTCGCCCGACACCATGCGGCGGGTCCGGGCGTGGCAGGAAGCGGCCGGGGTGGTAAGCGGACCGCTGTTTCGCCGCATACATGTCGTGCGGACCAAAGCACGCGAAGCTACACCGATCACCGCGCTCCCCGCGCCACCGGGCTATGTCTGGCGGTTGCCCGCTGGCATACAGAGCGAAGCTGCGGCGCAGCCCGTGCCTGCGACCAGCACACTCATGGTCGGAGAGACGGAGCTAACCCCAACTGCGGTGCGGCTGATCATCAAGCGCACTGCGCGTCGCGCCGCCAAAGAGCATTTGGTCATGCTGGCTGGTGCTGAGCTTGACGCGGCCATCGCCGCGCTCAGCACGCATTCGTTGCGCGTCGGTCTGACCCAGGACCTGTTCGCCAGCGGCGAGGATGCCGGACCGATCGCTCAGGCTTTGCGCTGGACCTCGACGTCTACGGCGCTGCGTTACGGGCGTAAGTTAGCGCCAGCTTCGAATGCTACGGCTCGGATGTTGCGGCGGGTGAGAGGATAGGGGGAAACCTGTCAGTCATGGTGCAGGCCAATGTGCCAATGCTTTCCAAGGCAATGAAGGCGCTCGCCGGCGGTGAAGCGGTGCTTGAGCGACAAATCTCTGAAATTTGTGATTATCTGTGTCGTGAGTTGCAGCAATTTGGTGCATGATTGCTTCACCGATTTATTCACTCCTGCTGCCGCGTACCAGCATAACGTCCTTCATAAATCGGCCGCCTCTCCACCGGCTCCGAGCAATCGACATGTGCGCGTTTCAATCCATCGAAAGACCTGAGGCCTATTCAATGACCAATGCCGATCACGAAATCTGGATGCGTTGCCAAAACATCAGATGGGAGGCGGACAAGCGCAAATTTGGGATTGGGGGGCCGGAAGCTGCATTTCGCGCAGCGGCTGACGCGCTTGAACTATACACTCGATATGCTGCGAAAGATGCTGCGAGGGCTGAGGGTAAGAAGACTTCCAGAATTTCGAGCGGCGACATCGGGTCTTCTGGTGTGGTGGTCATGGATGCCATCCTCGATTTTGCAGATGCTCCAATTAATGTCGCACTTTTGGCGCGATATTGCGATCGCGACGAAAAGTGGGTGTCTGCCGCCATTCGCAAGTTGCGATCGGCTGAGCTCATAGCGCCAACCAGCTTTGCCGTGCGCTGGGAACGCTTTCAGCTTGACCACTATAACGGGGAATTGGAAAGGCGGATCAATGACCTGCTTGAGGTTAGAGATAGCACCTCCAAACCACTTTCCTGGTGCTTACCCGCTATGGCCTGGCTCACCTTTTTGCGCGCGGGCGCCTTCGGAAGCCCCACTCTTACCTCAATGAATTTCATGCTGATATGCGGCGAGGGCCATGACACCTATCGTGAATTGGGTTGGCTGCGCTGGACCGGCCTTGTGAAGCAGGAGACGATTGAGGTCGATCTTGAAGGCCTCGACCGGTTCGAGCGAATGATGAAAGAATAGTCAGCCAAGGCCCCGACGGATCATCGTCGGCACGTGTGGCGGGGCTTGCGACTATCCCTCGGGCAAAGCCAGGAGGCGTTGTCCTGTCTCCACCTTAGGGTGCAGGCTGTGACTCCAGGGAGGCCGCGCCCCGCGGCCCGCTCGAGTACTCCGATTGAAAAGCCTCTCCGTCCATGAAGCTGGTCTGATCTTTGCGTTGATCCGGCGGCAACCTATTCGCGGCTGTGGCAAGTTCAGTGCAGCCGCTTGTCGTTTCTGAAGCCGTCGGGCACCTTCCGAATTCCTACGGGAGGCCCGATGTTAAACGATCAGTCCAGCTTTATCCGGCGCAAACGATCCATTCGCATTGCAGACTTCGAATTGCCGCGTGGCGAGGTGAAGATCGAAGCGCTCATGGGCATGCCGCGTGAAGCGTGGGATCACCTGCGCGCCGAGATCAACAGACGGCGCACAAGTGAGCCGGATCGACCGCTTGCCCGCTGCCGGCTCTGCAAGCAGGGTGTCTATATCCGCTCTGAGCCG
The Novosphingobium terrae DNA segment above includes these coding regions:
- a CDS encoding site-specific integrase; this translates as MLQLTQLIATLLRAGATVDELAYRKSLEARAPASVKALANDLACYADFCARMPGLGLPAAAPRIVAYLEDCEARGLKPASVERRLASLAAVHGLLDVPSPTRASVVRDGLRGFRRRVTVIQRQAGPLRFGEGIGAVPAGGFTLSVLLQACPPDLAGLRDAALLSLAYDSGTRVSEQVRVDCEHIAPAEDGSAVLTIPGSKTDQEGQGAFAWLSPDTMRRVRAWQEAAGVVSGPLFRRIHVVRTKAREATPITALPAPPGYVWRLPAGIQSEAAAQPVPATSTLMVGETELTPTAVRLIIKRTARRAAKEHLVMLAGAELDAAIAALSTHSLRVGLTQDLFASGEDAGPIAQALRWTSTSTALRYGRKLAPASNATARMLRRVRG